From Serinicoccus profundi, the proteins below share one genomic window:
- a CDS encoding ASKHA domain-containing protein: MRQPQAGAGTAQGAVIRAAGAAAELDDASGSVAETTPERVDLTYTPSGTTVRVPSGVNLFEAASWNGIAVDSTCGGHGTCRKCKIQVTEGERPPVLPQDERTFSPGQLEAGWRLGCLALARSSLTVDVPPLTTRPKASTVGVGRQVILRPSVQKRYVELEEPTLADQRPDLARLLDAIEDLEPTPELHALRRVGTALRAADYRVTAVVADDRLIDVEEGDTTGRSFGIAVDLGTTTVVATLMDLTTGTPVAVASMLNAQQPFGGDVISRISATMLDPQALPRLRVRAHETLAELAAEVCAEAGVEPREVYDVAIAGNATMVALLLGQDPEPLGVAPFILATHRWPLVPAGEVGLGEAVHPAAKAFLHPALGAYVGGDIVAGIQASGMDRDSRVRLMIDIGTNCEIVLSDGTQLVSTAAPAGPAFEGASIRCGMRAADGAIETVKLLAEWPEPADGDEPLPDPVQLGVIGDVEPRGLCGSGLVDAVAELSRVGLLDSSGRLLDAEAARAVAPALADRLASVGDAGERVFVLHRESPDLPAAESVYLSQRDVRELQFAKAAISTGWTLLLEEVGLEPREVQQVLLAGSFGSYLSPAAAVRIGLVPKLPTLRIVAAGNIAGEGAKMVLLSATERTGADALLEGVRYVELSDRSDFNDRFVDQLAFPST, from the coding sequence GTGAGGCAGCCGCAGGCCGGAGCCGGCACCGCCCAGGGCGCGGTGATCCGGGCGGCGGGTGCTGCCGCGGAGCTGGACGACGCCTCGGGGAGCGTCGCGGAGACGACGCCCGAGCGGGTCGACCTCACGTATACCCCGTCGGGCACCACGGTCCGGGTGCCCAGCGGGGTCAACCTCTTCGAGGCGGCGAGCTGGAACGGCATCGCCGTCGACTCGACCTGCGGTGGCCACGGGACATGCCGCAAGTGCAAGATCCAGGTGACCGAGGGCGAGCGGCCGCCGGTGCTGCCGCAGGACGAGCGCACCTTCTCCCCCGGCCAGCTCGAGGCCGGGTGGCGACTCGGGTGCCTGGCGCTGGCGCGGTCCTCGCTCACCGTCGACGTGCCGCCGCTGACGACGCGTCCCAAGGCCTCGACCGTCGGCGTGGGCCGCCAGGTGATCCTGCGGCCGTCGGTGCAGAAGCGTTACGTCGAGCTCGAGGAGCCGACCCTGGCCGACCAGCGCCCCGACCTCGCCCGGCTGCTCGACGCGATCGAGGACCTCGAGCCGACCCCCGAGCTGCACGCGCTGCGCCGGGTCGGGACCGCGCTGCGAGCCGCGGACTACCGGGTGACCGCGGTGGTTGCCGACGACCGGCTCATCGACGTCGAGGAGGGCGACACGACCGGGCGGTCCTTCGGGATCGCCGTCGACCTGGGGACGACGACGGTCGTCGCGACGCTCATGGACCTCACGACGGGCACCCCGGTGGCGGTCGCCTCGATGCTCAACGCGCAGCAGCCCTTCGGCGGCGACGTCATCTCCCGGATCAGCGCGACGATGCTCGACCCGCAGGCGCTGCCGCGGCTGCGCGTCCGCGCGCACGAGACGTTGGCCGAGCTCGCCGCGGAGGTGTGCGCCGAGGCCGGGGTCGAGCCGCGGGAGGTGTATGACGTCGCGATCGCCGGCAACGCCACGATGGTCGCGCTGCTGCTGGGCCAGGACCCCGAGCCGCTCGGCGTGGCGCCGTTCATCCTCGCCACCCACCGGTGGCCGCTGGTGCCGGCGGGTGAGGTCGGGCTCGGGGAGGCCGTCCACCCTGCAGCCAAGGCGTTCCTGCACCCGGCGCTCGGTGCCTACGTCGGCGGCGACATCGTCGCGGGCATCCAGGCCTCGGGCATGGACCGCGACTCGCGGGTCCGCCTGATGATCGACATCGGCACCAACTGCGAGATCGTGCTCTCCGACGGCACCCAGCTGGTGTCGACCGCAGCGCCCGCAGGGCCGGCCTTCGAGGGGGCCTCGATCCGGTGCGGGATGCGGGCCGCCGACGGCGCGATCGAGACGGTCAAGCTCCTCGCAGAGTGGCCGGAGCCGGCTGACGGCGACGAGCCCTTGCCGGACCCGGTGCAGCTCGGGGTCATCGGGGACGTCGAGCCGCGCGGGCTGTGCGGGTCGGGCCTGGTCGACGCTGTGGCCGAGCTCAGCCGGGTCGGGCTGCTGGACTCCTCGGGCCGACTGCTGGACGCCGAGGCCGCGCGCGCGGTGGCGCCCGCGCTGGCCGACCGGCTGGCCAGCGTCGGTGACGCGGGCGAGCGGGTCTTCGTGCTGCACCGCGAGTCCCCCGACCTGCCCGCCGCCGAGTCGGTCTACCTCTCCCAGCGCGACGTGCGCGAGCTGCAGTTCGCCAAGGCCGCGATCTCCACGGGGTGGACGCTGCTGCTGGAGGAGGTCGGGCTGGAGCCGCGGGAGGTCCAGCAGGTGCTGCTGGCCGGGTCCTTCGGGTCCTACCTCTCACCGGCGGCCGCCGTGCGCATCGGCCTGGTGCCCAAGCTGCCCACGCTGCGGATCGTCGCCGCCGGCAACATCGCCGGGGAGGGCGCCAAGATGGTGCTGCTCTCGGCGACCGAGCGGACCGGCGCCGACGCCCTGCTCGAGGGGGTGCGCTATGTCGAGCTCTCGGACCGCAGCGACTTCAACGACCGCTTCGTCGACCAACTCGCCTTCCCCTCGACCTGA
- a CDS encoding DUF1638 domain-containing protein, translated as MACGALATHAAAAAARHTPALPVDVHPLPPLLHNHPARIAAEVEAVIDRLAGRYDRVIVGYADCGTYGALDELCARRGVARLPGLHCYDLYAGEARIAQLMEEEPGTYLLTDFLVRSFDRTVWAELGLDRHPELRDDYFGHYTRCVWLTQEPEPDAELTTQAEAEADLTRAAQRAAALLGLPLQLETTGLTGLDDALARLVLADDA; from the coding sequence GTGGCGTGCGGCGCGCTGGCGACCCACGCCGCTGCCGCGGCGGCACGGCATACCCCCGCGTTGCCGGTCGACGTGCACCCGCTGCCGCCGCTGCTGCACAACCACCCCGCGCGGATCGCGGCCGAGGTCGAGGCGGTCATCGACCGGCTGGCCGGCCGCTACGACCGGGTGATCGTGGGGTATGCCGACTGCGGCACCTACGGCGCCCTCGACGAGCTCTGCGCGCGACGCGGGGTGGCGCGACTGCCGGGGCTGCACTGCTACGACCTGTATGCCGGGGAGGCGCGGATCGCCCAGCTCATGGAGGAGGAACCGGGGACCTACCTGCTCACCGACTTCCTCGTCCGCAGCTTCGACCGGACCGTGTGGGCCGAGCTGGGCCTGGACCGCCACCCGGAGCTGCGGGACGACTACTTCGGCCACTACACCCGGTGCGTGTGGCTGACGCAGGAGCCGGAGCCCGACGCCGAGCTCACCACACAGGCGGAAGCCGAGGCCGACCTCACCCGGGCGGCGCAGCGGGCCGCGGCGCTGCTCGGGCTGCCGCTCCAGCTGGAGACCACCGGTCTGACCGGCCTCGACGACGCCCTGGCCCGCCTCGTCCTGGCTGACGACGCCTGA
- a CDS encoding methylenetetrahydrofolate reductase — protein sequence MMSNKCPSVALEGLLRGARLEILPTGSIAEQVHAHVEPGRTVTVTASPAKGLEATLALTEELADRYHVVPHLAARMVGRAELPDIVARLRAAGVTEIFVPGGDATPTETAFTNALDLLIELEELGRPFERVGITGYPESHPGIDDDVIVQSMWDKRRYATDIVSNMTFDDEQVGRWLERIRRRGIEQPVWIGVPGPVDPAKLLKMATVIGVGDSMRFLRKQHGVFTRIALPGFTTTRFAHRVAALAGTERLGIGGLHLYSFNQVEKTEAWRREQLSRAADLRRP from the coding sequence ATGATGAGCAACAAATGCCCCTCCGTGGCGCTGGAGGGGTTGCTGCGGGGAGCACGCCTGGAGATCCTGCCGACCGGCTCGATCGCCGAGCAGGTGCACGCCCACGTCGAGCCCGGGCGCACCGTCACCGTCACGGCTTCCCCGGCCAAGGGCCTCGAGGCCACCTTGGCCCTCACCGAGGAGCTGGCGGACCGCTATCACGTCGTCCCGCACCTGGCCGCGCGGATGGTGGGGCGTGCCGAGCTGCCCGACATCGTCGCCCGGCTCCGCGCCGCCGGGGTCACCGAGATCTTCGTGCCGGGCGGTGACGCGACCCCCACCGAGACCGCCTTCACCAACGCCCTCGACCTGCTGATCGAGCTGGAGGAGCTGGGCCGGCCGTTCGAGCGGGTGGGGATCACCGGCTACCCCGAGTCCCACCCGGGCATCGACGACGACGTCATCGTGCAGTCGATGTGGGACAAGCGGCGCTACGCCACCGACATCGTCTCCAACATGACCTTCGACGACGAGCAGGTCGGCCGGTGGCTGGAGCGGATCCGGCGCCGCGGGATCGAGCAGCCGGTCTGGATCGGCGTGCCCGGTCCGGTCGACCCGGCCAAGCTGCTCAAGATGGCGACGGTCATCGGGGTCGGTGACTCCATGCGCTTCCTGCGCAAGCAGCACGGCGTCTTCACCCGCATCGCGCTCCCCGGCTTCACCACCACCCGCTTCGCCCACCGGGTCGCGGCGCTCGCCGGCACCGAGCGGCTGGGGATCGGCGGCCTGCACCTCTACAGCTTCAACCAGGTCGAGAAGACCGAGGCGTGGCGCCGCGAGCAGCTCTCCCGGGCAGCCGACCTGCGCCGACCCTAG
- a CDS encoding dienelactone hydrolase family protein yields MPTEDVFTLPRPDGDLPVHRFRPDDPAHAGIVLVQEIFGVSPYIRDRARDLAEAGYEVHVPELYWRIPDHEVDGSGEQMLQHGMELMGRTDWDGAVEDTVTAVEHLRGAVEGRVGLVGFCYGGGVAFAAAAQTSVDALVSYYGSALPGLLDLAPQVTAPSLHHWGTDDAFIPRETVEEIERAVARDGVEFVWHDGAGHAFDNPLPAFFHAEASAAAWPRTLTFLGRHLRG; encoded by the coding sequence ATGCCTACCGAGGACGTCTTCACCCTGCCCCGTCCGGACGGCGACCTGCCGGTCCACCGCTTCCGCCCCGATGACCCGGCGCACGCGGGGATCGTGCTCGTCCAGGAGATCTTCGGCGTCTCGCCCTACATCCGGGACCGGGCTCGAGATCTGGCCGAGGCGGGGTATGAGGTGCACGTCCCCGAACTCTACTGGCGCATCCCGGACCACGAGGTCGACGGGAGCGGTGAGCAGATGCTGCAGCACGGCATGGAGCTGATGGGCAGGACGGACTGGGACGGCGCGGTGGAGGACACCGTGACCGCCGTCGAACACCTCCGCGGTGCCGTCGAGGGGCGGGTCGGTCTGGTCGGCTTCTGCTACGGCGGCGGGGTGGCCTTCGCCGCGGCCGCGCAGACGTCGGTCGACGCCCTCGTCTCCTACTACGGCTCGGCGCTCCCCGGGCTCCTCGACCTGGCGCCGCAGGTCACTGCGCCGAGCCTGCACCACTGGGGCACGGACGACGCCTTCATCCCGAGGGAGACGGTCGAGGAGATCGAACGAGCCGTGGCGCGCGACGGCGTGGAGTTCGTCTGGCACGACGGTGCGGGTCACGCCTTCGACAACCCGCTTCCGGCGTTCTTCCACGCCGAGGCGTCCGCGGCGGCCTGGCCCCGCACGCTGACCTTCCTCGGGCGGCACCTACGCGGCTGA
- a CDS encoding type II toxin-antitoxin system VapC family toxin, producing the protein MAVLQQEPGAEDLLRVLAASPSRISAATLVEVGIVADARSTAHGERLDHLLDVLEITVVPVSARQAQVARLAYRRFGRGSGSPARLNFGDCFSYALAVEAGEPLLFVGSDFTHTDIAAAPRSRA; encoded by the coding sequence ATGGCAGTCCTGCAGCAGGAGCCCGGTGCCGAGGACCTGCTGCGCGTGCTGGCCGCCTCGCCGAGCCGTATCTCTGCCGCAACGCTGGTGGAGGTCGGCATCGTGGCCGACGCGCGTTCCACCGCCCACGGGGAGCGGCTCGACCACCTGTTGGACGTCCTGGAGATCACGGTGGTGCCGGTCAGCGCCCGCCAGGCTCAGGTCGCGCGACTCGCCTACCGCCGATTCGGTCGCGGTTCGGGGTCGCCGGCACGACTGAACTTCGGCGACTGCTTCTCCTACGCGCTCGCGGTGGAGGCTGGCGAGCCGCTGCTCTTCGTGGGGTCCGACTTCACGCATACCGACATCGCTGCGGCTCCCCGCTCGCGGGCCTGA
- a CDS encoding type II toxin-antitoxin system VapB family antitoxin: MSLNIKNDRVHALAREAARITGRSQTSVIEEALTRLLADYGADPSTVSQGRKLDLAHQILAEYAADPGLAGRAIREPDDLYDELTGLPR; this comes from the coding sequence GTGAGCCTCAACATCAAGAACGACCGCGTCCACGCCCTGGCGCGGGAGGCGGCTCGGATCACCGGCCGGAGCCAGACCAGTGTCATCGAGGAGGCGTTGACCCGGTTGCTCGCGGACTACGGGGCCGACCCGTCGACGGTGTCCCAGGGGCGCAAGCTGGACCTCGCGCACCAGATCCTCGCCGAGTACGCCGCGGATCCCGGCCTGGCCGGACGCGCCATCCGTGAGCCGGATGACCTCTACGACGAGCTGACCGGCCTGCCGCGGTGA